In a single window of the Bradyrhizobium erythrophlei genome:
- a CDS encoding DUF5989 family protein has protein sequence MELVAELWRFMRVRKKFWLLPILIMMVVFGGLVVLTKGSVIAPFIYTLF, from the coding sequence ATGGAGTTGGTGGCCGAGCTTTGGCGGTTTATGCGGGTCCGCAAGAAATTCTGGCTGTTGCCGATCTTGATCATGATGGTGGTATTTGGCGGACTGGTCGTGCTCACCAAGGGCTCCGTGATCGCGCCTTTCATCTACACGCTCTTCTAG
- a CDS encoding carbamoyltransferase family protein has product MRILGISAFYHDSAAALIDEGRIVAAAQEERFTRRKHDAAFPHNAIAYCLAEAGVSAGSLDHVVFYDKPFLKFERLLETYIAMAPRGFRSFKMSIPLWLREKLFQKSLLRGELEKFCGDFDKSRLLFCEHHLSHAASAFYPSPFDSAAVLTMDGVGEWATTSAAMGNANRLEIFQEIHFPHSLGLLYSALTYYTGFKVNSGEYKVMGLAPYGEPKYVKLILDNLIDLKPDGSFRLDMSYFDYCTGFTMTNDRFAELFGAPVRNPDQLLTPFHMDVAASIQSVLDEAVLRLARSLAKQSGSRNLCLAGGVALNCVANGKVLRDASFDNIWIQPAAGDAGGAVGAALASYHLFKDQPRKTNGADAMFGAYLGPSFPQEEIERRMTASGARFAVLDEADMIETTAQAIAGQKAVGWFQGRMEFGPRSLGARSILGDPRSPAMQKNLNLKVKYRESFRPFAPAVLREDASEWFDLACDSPYMLLVAEVRQDKRRHMTADEQALFGIDKLNVSRSEIPAVTHVDYSARIQTVHSDTNPLFHKLLSRFKALTGCPILVNTSFNVRGEPIVCTPEDAFRCFMGNELDLLVVGNCVLQKTDQDPGLRSDYSLSLDAD; this is encoded by the coding sequence GTGCGGATCCTCGGTATTTCCGCATTCTATCACGACAGCGCGGCCGCGCTGATCGATGAGGGGCGGATCGTCGCGGCGGCGCAGGAGGAGCGTTTCACCCGCCGCAAGCATGACGCCGCGTTTCCACACAACGCCATTGCCTATTGTCTTGCCGAAGCCGGAGTCAGCGCCGGCAGCCTTGACCACGTCGTGTTCTACGACAAGCCTTTCCTCAAATTCGAGCGATTGCTGGAAACCTATATCGCGATGGCGCCGCGCGGGTTTCGTTCCTTCAAGATGTCAATTCCGCTCTGGCTGCGGGAAAAGCTGTTTCAGAAAAGCCTGCTGCGCGGCGAGCTCGAGAAATTCTGCGGAGATTTCGACAAAAGCCGGCTGTTGTTTTGCGAGCATCATTTGAGCCACGCGGCCTCGGCGTTTTATCCGTCACCGTTCGACAGCGCCGCCGTGCTCACCATGGACGGGGTCGGCGAATGGGCCACCACCTCGGCGGCGATGGGCAACGCCAATCGCCTCGAAATATTCCAGGAAATCCATTTTCCGCATTCGCTCGGGCTGCTCTACTCCGCGCTGACCTACTATACCGGCTTCAAGGTCAACTCCGGCGAGTACAAGGTGATGGGGCTCGCACCTTACGGCGAGCCGAAATACGTCAAACTCATTCTGGACAATCTGATCGATCTCAAGCCGGATGGCTCGTTCCGGCTCGACATGTCCTACTTCGACTATTGCACCGGTTTCACCATGACCAACGATCGCTTTGCCGAATTGTTTGGCGCGCCGGTGCGAAATCCCGATCAATTGCTGACGCCGTTCCACATGGATGTCGCGGCCTCGATCCAGTCGGTGCTGGATGAGGCCGTGCTGCGGCTGGCGCGCAGCCTCGCCAAACAGTCCGGATCGCGAAACCTCTGCCTTGCCGGCGGCGTGGCGCTCAATTGCGTCGCCAACGGAAAGGTCCTGCGGGACGCCAGCTTCGACAACATCTGGATTCAGCCGGCCGCGGGCGACGCCGGTGGCGCGGTGGGAGCCGCGCTTGCGAGCTATCATCTTTTCAAGGACCAGCCACGCAAAACCAATGGCGCGGATGCAATGTTCGGCGCGTATCTCGGTCCGAGCTTCCCGCAGGAGGAGATCGAACGGAGAATGACCGCGTCGGGGGCAAGGTTCGCCGTGCTGGACGAAGCGGACATGATCGAGACGACGGCTCAGGCGATCGCCGGGCAAAAAGCGGTCGGCTGGTTTCAGGGCCGCATGGAATTCGGCCCGCGCTCGCTCGGCGCGCGCTCGATCCTGGGCGATCCGCGCTCGCCGGCAATGCAGAAGAACCTCAACCTGAAGGTCAAGTATCGAGAGAGCTTTCGGCCCTTCGCGCCAGCCGTGTTGCGCGAGGACGCCTCCGAGTGGTTCGACCTCGCTTGCGACAGCCCGTACATGCTGCTTGTCGCCGAGGTCCGGCAAGACAAGCGTCGTCACATGACGGCGGATGAACAGGCATTGTTTGGGATCGACAAGCTCAACGTATCGCGCTCGGAAATTCCAGCCGTGACGCATGTCGATTATTCGGCCCGCATCCAGACCGTGCACAGCGATACCAACCCGCTGTTCCACAAATTGCTCAGCCGGTTTAAGGCGCTGACGGGCTGTCCGATCCTGGTCAATACCAGCTTCAATGTTCGCGGCGAGCCGATCGTGTGTACACCCGAAGATGCGTTCCGCTGCTTTATGGGCAACGAACTTGACCTGCTCGTCGTCGGCAACTGCGTATTGCAGAAGACTGATCAGGATCCAGGTCTCAGGAGCGACTACAGCCTGTCACTGGATGCCGACTGA
- a CDS encoding xanthine dehydrogenase family protein molybdopterin-binding subunit, with translation MTPEIRLTQAPAHLRHGSNIGQPLTRRDGVLKVKGEARYAADNHPPGMLHAVMAVSSIARGRVTFLDVQAAKSHPGVVEVMTPTHKPPLADDPDSKTNPFMFRLDLLQNDGVRYANQPIAVVIAETLEAATEGAALLSPQYELLPARVGLDAGESFVPPAVGIGNPSEMRRGDVEAGLAAASTRIDATYETPAQYHNAMEPHAIVAAWEGDTLSIDTPSQGLVMAQGRIAGLFGISPEKIHIRSPFLGGGFGSKGLMSGPQVLGIMAARLVGRPVKLVLRREHMYGPVGHRSPSRQRLRIGVDGDGLLTAIDHHAKIASSTFDDFFEPAADASHTLYASPAIASSHEVVRIDTGTPLFMRAPGEATGSIALESAIDEAASACGMDPLAFRIKNYAEVEPISGKPFSSKALRECYAQGAERFGWSKRPLAPRQLRDEAGLLVGWGIGTATFPALMFQAEARAVVRGDGSGLMETGAHDMGQGAWTALAQIAADGLGLDIEQVEFRAGTSDLPDAGIAGGSAHTATAGMALHDAGAAVIAKLANLATGDERSPLFGAGNAGVVARNGRLFRRDDESRSDSYADILGRAGLTEIEARGKAAADPAAQSVYAMHAHGAVFAEVKVDPDLGQVRVTRLVGAFAAGRVINPRMVRSQIYGGMIWGVSFALHEHAMMDRRSGRTLNPNLADYHVPVNADVPSLEALMIEEHDPHVNALGIKGVGEIGVTGSAGAIANAIWHATGIRVRRFPVRIDDLVTPASR, from the coding sequence ATGACGCCTGAAATCCGCCTCACCCAAGCTCCCGCCCACTTGCGGCACGGCTCGAATATCGGGCAGCCACTGACCCGCCGCGACGGGGTCCTCAAGGTCAAGGGCGAAGCCCGCTACGCGGCCGACAACCACCCGCCCGGCATGCTCCATGCCGTTATGGCGGTCAGCAGCATCGCGCGCGGTCGCGTGACTTTTCTTGATGTACAGGCTGCCAAGAGCCACCCAGGCGTCGTCGAGGTCATGACGCCCACGCACAAGCCGCCGCTCGCGGACGACCCGGACTCCAAAACCAACCCCTTCATGTTCCGGCTCGATCTGTTGCAGAACGACGGGGTGCGTTATGCGAACCAGCCGATCGCGGTGGTCATCGCCGAGACGCTGGAAGCTGCGACGGAAGGCGCGGCGCTGCTGTCGCCACAGTACGAATTGTTGCCGGCCCGCGTCGGTCTCGATGCCGGCGAAAGTTTCGTGCCGCCGGCCGTCGGCATCGGCAACCCCTCGGAAATGCGGCGCGGCGATGTCGAGGCGGGTCTCGCGGCGGCATCGACGCGGATCGATGCGACCTACGAGACACCTGCCCAGTATCATAACGCCATGGAGCCTCACGCCATCGTCGCGGCATGGGAAGGTGACACGCTGTCGATCGACACGCCGAGCCAGGGACTCGTGATGGCGCAGGGGCGGATCGCGGGATTGTTCGGCATCTCCCCGGAGAAAATTCATATTCGCAGCCCCTTCCTCGGTGGCGGCTTCGGATCGAAAGGCCTGATGTCGGGACCGCAGGTCCTCGGCATCATGGCGGCCCGACTGGTCGGGCGGCCGGTCAAGCTCGTGCTGCGCCGTGAACACATGTACGGTCCCGTGGGTCATCGCTCCCCTTCCCGCCAGAGGCTGCGCATCGGCGTGGATGGCGACGGGCTACTCACCGCGATCGATCACCACGCCAAAATCGCATCGAGCACCTTCGACGATTTCTTCGAGCCTGCGGCCGACGCCTCGCATACGCTTTACGCAAGCCCCGCCATCGCCAGCTCGCACGAGGTGGTCCGGATCGATACCGGCACGCCCTTGTTCATGCGCGCGCCCGGCGAGGCCACCGGATCGATCGCGCTGGAGAGCGCGATCGACGAGGCGGCATCGGCTTGCGGGATGGATCCTCTCGCCTTCCGCATCAAGAACTATGCCGAAGTCGAGCCGATTTCCGGCAAGCCGTTTTCGTCCAAAGCCCTGCGCGAGTGCTATGCGCAAGGTGCCGAGCGCTTCGGCTGGTCGAAACGCCCGCTCGCGCCACGACAATTGCGCGACGAGGCCGGCTTGCTCGTCGGCTGGGGAATCGGCACCGCGACATTTCCGGCGCTGATGTTCCAGGCCGAAGCCCGCGCGGTTGTGCGCGGCGACGGATCCGGGCTGATGGAAACGGGCGCCCACGACATGGGCCAGGGCGCCTGGACAGCGCTCGCCCAGATTGCCGCCGACGGGCTGGGGCTCGACATCGAACAGGTCGAGTTCAGGGCGGGAACCTCCGATCTCCCGGACGCGGGCATTGCCGGCGGTTCGGCGCACACCGCCACGGCCGGCATGGCCCTCCACGATGCGGGCGCTGCCGTCATCGCCAAACTTGCGAATCTCGCCACCGGTGATGAGCGCTCGCCCCTGTTCGGTGCGGGCAATGCCGGGGTGGTCGCGCGCAACGGCCGTCTGTTCCGCCGCGACGACGAAAGCCGCAGCGACAGCTATGCCGATATTCTCGGCCGCGCCGGCCTCACCGAGATCGAGGCCCGCGGCAAGGCCGCCGCCGACCCGGCGGCGCAATCCGTCTACGCCATGCATGCGCACGGCGCTGTCTTCGCCGAGGTCAAGGTCGATCCCGATCTCGGTCAGGTCCGCGTCACCCGCCTGGTCGGTGCTTTCGCCGCTGGGCGCGTGATCAATCCTCGCATGGTGCGAAGTCAGATCTACGGGGGCATGATCTGGGGCGTGTCGTTCGCACTCCACGAGCACGCCATGATGGACCGACGCTCCGGCCGGACGCTCAATCCCAACCTTGCGGACTACCACGTCCCTGTTAACGCCGACGTGCCAAGCCTGGAGGCGCTGATGATCGAGGAGCACGATCCCCACGTCAACGCGCTCGGCATCAAGGGCGTCGGTGAAATCGGCGTCACTGGCTCGGCCGGCGCCATCGCCAACGCGATCTGGCATGCGACCGGAATTCGGGTGCGCCGTTTCCCGGTGCGGATCGACGACCTCGTGACGCCGGCCTCTCGCTAG
- a CDS encoding FAD binding domain-containing protein, translated as MKTFDYVRPATIADAVVAAAEPGAAYLAAGTNLLDLMKGGITGPGRLVDVSRLPGLDRIEHLPDGGTRIGALVRNADLAHDADFARNYPAIAEALLSGASAQLRNAATVGGNLLQRTRCGYFYDTASACNKRVPGTGCDARGGENRLHAVLGWSESCIATHPSDFCVPLVALDAVVEIEGRNGRREIALEALHRLPGDTPERETVLEPGDLIVALRLPGEARAFAAHERYLKIRERTSFAFAIVSAAAALRIEHGTIQDARFALGGVAAKPWRARSAEKILAGCNPSPAVFRRAAEAALADAKPSGDNQFKIELARRILVRTLTLAAAGTPARVPALPASPFSSEVRSIA; from the coding sequence ATGAAGACCTTCGATTACGTCAGGCCCGCAACGATCGCCGATGCCGTCGTCGCCGCGGCCGAACCAGGTGCGGCCTATCTCGCCGCCGGCACCAACCTGCTCGACCTGATGAAGGGCGGAATCACCGGCCCTGGTCGTCTCGTCGACGTCTCGCGGCTGCCGGGGCTCGACCGCATCGAACATCTGCCCGATGGCGGCACGCGCATCGGCGCGCTGGTTCGCAACGCCGATCTCGCGCATGACGCGGATTTTGCGCGCAACTATCCTGCGATTGCCGAAGCGCTTTTGTCCGGCGCATCGGCCCAGCTTCGCAACGCCGCCACCGTCGGCGGCAATCTGCTGCAGCGAACGCGATGCGGATATTTCTACGATACCGCCAGCGCCTGCAACAAACGCGTGCCGGGCACAGGCTGCGACGCGCGCGGCGGCGAGAACCGATTGCACGCCGTCCTCGGCTGGAGCGAGTCCTGCATCGCCACCCATCCGTCGGATTTTTGCGTGCCGCTGGTTGCCCTCGACGCCGTCGTGGAAATCGAGGGCAGAAACGGCCGGCGCGAAATTGCACTCGAGGCGTTGCATCGGCTGCCCGGCGATACGCCCGAGCGGGAAACTGTGCTCGAGCCCGGTGATCTGATTGTCGCGCTGCGGCTGCCGGGCGAGGCCCGCGCGTTCGCGGCGCATGAACGCTATCTGAAAATCCGCGAACGCACCTCGTTCGCCTTCGCCATCGTGTCGGCCGCCGCGGCGTTGCGGATCGAACACGGCACGATCCAGGATGCGCGGTTCGCGCTCGGCGGAGTCGCCGCCAAACCATGGCGGGCCCGCTCGGCCGAGAAGATCCTGGCAGGCTGCAATCCCAGTCCAGCCGTCTTCCGCCGCGCTGCGGAGGCGGCCCTGGCTGACGCCAAACCCTCCGGCGACAATCAATTCAAAATCGAGCTCGCGCGACGCATCCTGGTGCGCACCCTGACGCTCGCCGCGGCGGGAACGCCAGCGCGCGTCCCGGCGCTGCCGGCCTCCCCTTTCTCGTCTGAAGTTCGGAGCATTGCATGA